The Microcoleus sp. bin38.metabat.b11b12b14.051 genome window below encodes:
- a CDS encoding pentapeptide repeat-containing protein → MKRHLLTASLLISPLLLAGPAGAANPAHVQQLISTGQCFQCDLSSANLAEAHLIGADLREANLQGANLSHANLEGADLTGANLTGANLTAVFLTNASLNDADLDRANLTAAIINTADVSGASMENMTITNAKIYNTQIGVGGSYDQ, encoded by the coding sequence ATGAAACGTCATCTATTAACCGCTAGTCTTTTAATTAGTCCCCTACTGTTGGCAGGCCCGGCGGGCGCGGCAAATCCCGCTCACGTCCAACAGTTAATCTCAACAGGCCAATGTTTTCAGTGCGACTTGTCGTCCGCGAATTTGGCCGAAGCTCATTTAATTGGTGCAGATTTGAGAGAAGCAAATTTGCAAGGCGCAAACCTCTCTCACGCCAACCTCGAAGGCGCTGACTTGACGGGCGCTAACTTGACGGGTGCCAACTTAACCGCAGTTTTCCTGACTAATGCCAGTTTAAATGACGCAGACCTCGATCGGGCAAATCTAACCGCCGCCATCATCAACACCGCTGACGTATCCGGCGCATCAATGGAAAATATGACCATTACTAATGCCAAAATCTACAATACCCAAATCGGCGTCGGTGGCAGCTACGACCAATAA